In Desulfobacterales bacterium, the genomic window CTGGGGCTTGCTGATCGAGGTCTCCTTGAGTTTCCAGCGCACCTCGACCACATCCTCGCGCTGCACCTTCAAACCCCGGAAGCGCTTGCACTCGTGATGATGGACCGAAAGGCCGCGCTCGCTCAGCAGGCCGACCAGTCCCTTGTCAGTGGGCACCGGCTTGCAGCAGGCTGAAAACTTGATACAGACCGGATCAAGGGATGAGAGGCAGGTCCGGTTCAAGACCCCGGCCGGGGGCTGCAGGATCTCCTGACCGTTCACCAGGGTATCGATCACCTTGCCCACCAGCTCCCGCAGATGGATCTGGTCCGCACCCACCCCCTGGTAAAGCTGGTCCAGGGACTCCAGTCCATATTCGTCCAGAATGGTTTTGACCTCTTTCTTGTTCAGGACCTCGGCGTCGATTCCATAGCGTTTCAACTCCTGGGGCAGGATGGCCCGGCCGATCTCCCGGGCCAGGGCCCGCTGCCGGACCCGGAACCCCTTGGCCACCCCGGAACGGGCCCGGGGGGTCTGGCTCAGCTCCAGCAGATCGGGATCAAAAAGCACCGGGCTGTCCTGGCGCAGGATCTTCACCCGGTCGCCGTCCTTTAATACATGGCCGGGAGGAACCCGCTGCTGGCCGACAATGGCGCCGCTGCAGTATTTGCCCACGTCGGTATGGACCCGGTAGGCAAAGTCCAGGACAATGCTCTGGATGGGCAGGCAGATCCGGTCGCCCTTGGGAGTGTATGTGTAGATCTCCTTCTTGCCGCTGGCCGCGATCATCTCCTTGGGCGAGAGCCCCTGGTCGGCGCCGAGGATGTTGAACATCTCCCGGAGTTCCTTTTCAAAGATGCCCGCCACCTTGGAATGGGCGGACCAGCCATGGATAATGCCCCGTTGCGCATTACGGGCCATGTCCGGGGTGCGGATCTTGAACAGATAGTTATGACCCTTGATATTGGCCCGGGCGTGCAGCCCCTGGTAGCCGGTGGGTTTGGGATTGGCGATGAAATCACGGATGGTCCGGGGAATGGGCGGAAAGTTCTGATTGACAATGCCCAGGGCCTCGTAACAGGAATGGATGTCCTTGACCAGGAGAGTATACTCAAGCGGGTGATCGATCACCTGTTTCAGTTGTTTTTTCACCGGATCAAAATAACCCCACAGCCCCTTGGGCCGGATGGAGACCTGGCAATCGATCCTGGCCCGGCGCAGCTCCCGCCGGAGCCTGGCCGCGATCTCCCGCACCTCCTCGCTCTCCTCCATCTGCCGGATCCGCAGTTGGACCTTGTGGCTCTGGCGGGGGAACTTGTACTTCAGGGCCAGGTCGTACAGCTCCCGCTTCATATTAAAGAAACCCATCACCCTGGCCATGGGCGCGTAGATATCCAGGGTCTCCACCGAAATCTTCTGGCGCCGGTCCCGCGGCATGGCGTTCAAGGTGCGGAGATTATGGAGACGGTCGGCCAGCTTGACCAGCATCACCTCCAACCGGGCCGCGGCGCCGGAGAATATCTTGCGGTGTACCTGTTTGTAGAAGGTCTGGCGGTCCCCGGAAAAGCGGACGATCTTGGTGCAGCCGTCAACCGTGGCCGCCACGTTCCGGCCGAACCGTTCGGCGACCATTTCAATGGTGATCTCCTCAACATCCTCCACCGTGTCGTGGAGCAGGGCCGCGGCCAGCAGTTCCGGGTCGGTGATCTCCATCTCCTCGGCCAGGACCTGGGCCACCCGGCAGGGATGGAGGATATAGGGCTCGCCCGACCGCCGCCGTTGGCCGGCATGGGCGGCTACGGCAAAATCAAGGGCCTCCCAGAAGACCCTGGCCGTGCCCTTTGAGCCGCCCAGGTAGCGCGTCATCAGTTGCCGGTATTCGGCCAGATCAAATTCCTTAGACATTAGGTGTGCGGTCCGGTTCATGGGGAGGGGCGACCACGGCCCCTGCGACAACTGCTGTCCCTTCTGGCAAAATAGGGTATGATGGAAGCCGGTGCAACATGGGGCCGGTAATCCCCGGCAAGCATGAAAACATGTTATTATACCTGAAGAAACCCGGTTTTTCTAAAATATCTGTATAAAAAACCTGGCCGGCAATACGGTCCCGCGCGGGCATCCTTGTCCGCTACGCTTCCTTTTCCAGAAGGCGAGGCATGGCAGTGATTCCGCCTTGCCGGGCAACCATCAGCAACTCAACCAAGATTATGACACATAGATATAAGCACAGCAACAAAGATCACCGCAGCAAATCCGGCCGCGGCCGGCCAGGCGGCCTTGCCGAGGAGGTCCTCGCCTTTCTGCAACAGCGCAACCAGCCGCTCTCCCTGTCGGAAATCCAGACCGGCCTGGGCCTGGGAGCCGGGCACAGGTCCCGGAAGAACCTTCTGGCCGCGCTTGCCGGGCTCTGCCGCCGGCAGCTGGTCGAATGCCCGGCCAATAAAAAATATCGCCTCACGGCCCGGACCGGTCTGCATGAAGGGACCCTTGAAATGACGCCCCGCGGTTTCGGTTTTGTGGTTCTTGATACCGGGGATGCCGGGGAACCGTCCGGCAACGGAAAAGGCGACCGTAAAAAAGACCCCTTTGTCGGGCCCGGCAGCCTCGGCTCGGCCCACCATGGCGACCGGGTGCTGGTAGAGTTACAGGGCCGGCAACGTGGCCGGGCCGAGGCCAAGGTGGTCCGGGTCATCAACCGGGCCGTCACCCGGCTGGTGGGGATCTATGTCGCTGGCCGGCCCACCGGCATGGTGGTGCCGGAAGAGGAAAGGCTCCTCTTCAACATCCTGATCCGCAAGGAATATTCCTGCAATGCCCGTAACGGCCATGCCGTGGTGGCGGAAATCATTGATTTCAAACCAGGCCAACGCAATCCCGAAGGCCGGATTGTCGAGGTGCTGGGCGATCCTGAAAATATTGCGGTGCAGACCGAGATCGTGATCCGCAAACACGGCCTGCCCCATGCTTTCAGCGAGGCGGCCCTGGCTGAAACCGCGGCCCTTGACGCCACGGTTGCAACGGACGAAAACCGGCGTGACCTGCGCGACATCGCCCATGTCACCATTGACGGGGAGAGTGCCCGCGACTTTGACGATGCGGTTGCGATCCAAAAAACCAAACAGGGCTATCGACTCCATGTCTCCATCGCCGATGTCAGCCACTATGTGCGGCCGGGCACGGTTCTGGACGATGAGGCCTACCTGCGCGGCACCAGCGTCTATTTCCCCAACCGGGTGGTGCCGATGCTGCCGGAACGATTGTCCAACGATCTCTGCAGCCTGGTTCCGGACCAGGACCGGATGGCCTTTACCGCGGTCCTCGACTTTGATCGCCACGGCCGGCGCAAGAAAAAAAAATTCTGCCGCAGCGTTATCCGCAGCAGGCAACGGCTGACCTATGCCATCGTCAAAAAGATCCTGGTTGATCAGGATCCGAAACTGTGCCGCCAGCATGACGGCTTGCTGGGGCCGCTTCAAGATATGGGCGAACTGGCGGCACTCCTTAACAAACAACGACTCGCCCGCGGCAGCATCGGTTTTGAACTGCCGGAGGCGGAGATCACCATCACTGCTGATGGTGAGATCAAAAGCGTGGCCCGGGCCCAACGCAATGTTGCCCAT contains:
- a CDS encoding HD domain-containing protein — its product is MSKEFDLAEYRQLMTRYLGGSKGTARVFWEALDFAVAAHAGQRRRSGEPYILHPCRVAQVLAEEMEITDPELLAAALLHDTVEDVEEITIEMVAERFGRNVAATVDGCTKIVRFSGDRQTFYKQVHRKIFSGAAARLEVMLVKLADRLHNLRTLNAMPRDRRQKISVETLDIYAPMARVMGFFNMKRELYDLALKYKFPRQSHKVQLRIRQMEESEEVREIAARLRRELRRARIDCQVSIRPKGLWGYFDPVKKQLKQVIDHPLEYTLLVKDIHSCYEALGIVNQNFPPIPRTIRDFIANPKPTGYQGLHARANIKGHNYLFKIRTPDMARNAQRGIIHGWSAHSKVAGIFEKELREMFNILGADQGLSPKEMIAASGKKEIYTYTPKGDRICLPIQSIVLDFAYRVHTDVGKYCSGAIVGQQRVPPGHVLKDGDRVKILRQDSPVLFDPDLLELSQTPRARSGVAKGFRVRQRALAREIGRAILPQELKRYGIDAEVLNKKEVKTILDEYGLESLDQLYQGVGADQIHLRELVGKVIDTLVNGQEILQPPAGVLNRTCLSSLDPVCIKFSACCKPVPTDKGLVGLLSERGLSVHHHECKRFRGLKVQREDVVEVRWKLKETSISKPQTLYVAAAARNRMLMLLGVAPVKMKISEVIALSRIETKKPAWEVIFRVATLYDLRNILNHFTKSGLPYEFVLEQ
- the rnr gene encoding ribonuclease R, with translation MTHRYKHSNKDHRSKSGRGRPGGLAEEVLAFLQQRNQPLSLSEIQTGLGLGAGHRSRKNLLAALAGLCRRQLVECPANKKYRLTARTGLHEGTLEMTPRGFGFVVLDTGDAGEPSGNGKGDRKKDPFVGPGSLGSAHHGDRVLVELQGRQRGRAEAKVVRVINRAVTRLVGIYVAGRPTGMVVPEEERLLFNILIRKEYSCNARNGHAVVAEIIDFKPGQRNPEGRIVEVLGDPENIAVQTEIVIRKHGLPHAFSEAALAETAALDATVATDENRRDLRDIAHVTIDGESARDFDDAVAIQKTKQGYRLHVSIADVSHYVRPGTVLDDEAYLRGTSVYFPNRVVPMLPERLSNDLCSLVPDQDRMAFTAVLDFDRHGRRKKKKFCRSVIRSRQRLTYAIVKKILVDQDPKLCRQHDGLLGPLQDMGELAALLNKQRLARGSIGFELPEAEITITADGEIKSVARAQRNVAHKLIEEFMLAANEAVAEALAEARQPCLYRIHETPDPVKVLEFSQFARSLGLNLPKDTGTPHWFGTVLKTVAGTPKEYIVNNLLLRTMQRARYAPENVGHFGLAAEFYTHFTSPIRRYPDLMVHRALTGLLIRKKNTKAAKEALPGRDHDLVAAGEFLSGRERVAVDAEREMTGRLQVRFMADKIGELFEGVISGVSDFGIYVELLGLFIHGAVAMAKLKGDYFQFDQKNYRLIGANTGRIFQMGDVVQVRVTSVDPGKRHINFQIHDPSLDRD